TCAGAGGAATATGTCCAAATCTTTCGTCGAAGAATCCCCCACAGTCAGCACGCAGCAGATGCAGGCGGATGCCCAGCATTTTGTTCAAAGCAAGTCGAAGGCACTCAACTTTTCCTTCGCCGCTGTTCTCACCCTCATGCACGTCGGCGCCATCGCCGCCCTGTTCTACTTCAAGTGGTCTGCCGTCGGCGCGTTCCTGGTCATGTGGGTCATCGCGCAAAACATCGGCATCGCCATGAGCTACCACAGGCTGCTCACGCACCGTGGTTATGTGGTGCCCAAATGGCTGGAATACACCATGGCCATCTGCTCCACCATGGCCATGCAGGGCGGCCCCATCTACTGGGTGGCCGTTCATCGCCTGCACCATCAGCTCACTGACAAGCCCGGCGACCCGCACTCCCCGCGCGACGGCGTGTGGTGGTCGCATGTGGGCTGGATTCTCTACGGCACGCTGCACAACGGCGATCCCGCGCTGGCACGCTACGCGCCTGACCTCATTCGCGACCGCTTCTACGTCTGGCTGAGCCGCTTCCACCTGGTTCCGCTGGCGCTGGCCGGCGGCGTGCTCTATTACTTTGGCGGATGGTCATGGCTGCTCTGGGGCATTCCCCTGCGCGTCGTGCTCGGCTGGCACACCACCTGGCTGGTCAACTCGGCCACGCACCTGTGGGGCTACCGCAACTTTGATACGCGCGATGACTCACGCAACAACGTCCTCGTGGCCATCATCTCGGGCGGCGAAGGCTGGCACAACAATCATCACGCGCACCCGGTCTCGGCCACCCACGGCATGGCCTGGTATGAGATTGACGTCAACTACTGGGGCATCCGCCTGCTCGGCTTCCTTGGCCTCGCCAAGAAGATCAAGGTGCAGGGCCTCAAGGGCGGACCCGCAAAGGTCCTCCACGGCTGATTCGCCACCATCGCAGTCACAGAAGCCCCGGCCTCGCGCCGGGGCTTCTGCGTTCCCGCTCATCCCTGCGGCTCATATCCACCCACTGCGGGGCGCATCGCAACCGCCACGCGATTCCATACGTTGATCGCGCCAATCGCCCAGGTCAGCTTCACCGTCTCCGCCTCGCTGAAATGCTCGCGAACCTCCGCATACACCGCATCCGACGCATGGCCCTGCTGAATATTCGTGATGGCCTCCGTCCACGCCAGCGCCGCGCACTCGCGCCCGGTAAAGAACGCCGTCTCGCGCCACGCACTCAACGCATAGATGCGCTGCTCCGTCTCGCCCTTATGCCGCGCATCCTTGGTGTGCATGTCAATGCAGAAGGCGCAGCCATTCAACTGCGACGCGCGAATCTTCACCAGTTCCAGCAACGCCGGCTCCAGTCCGCTGCGCCGCACCGCGCCCTCCAGGTGAATCATCGCCTGATAGCCTTCCGGGAAGGCCTTCGCATAATCAATCCGCTGCTCCATTACTCGCTCCTTTTCTGGTCGCGCTGTTTGCGCCCCACAGAGTAGCTGATGATGCCCGGCGTCAGACGACCCCAGGTTTTCTGTGGAAGAACGCAAATTCTCCTCCCGCTCCGGTAGATTCAAGAGGTGACTGCGAGTGTTTCTTCCTACGATGTGCTGGTGATCGGCGCTGGCGCTGCCGGGCTCATGTGCGCGATTGAAGCCGGCAAGCGCGGCCGCCGCGTGGCCGTGCTCGACCACGCCGAACGCGCCGGCAAAAAGATCCTCATCTCCGGCGGCGGGCGATGCAACTTCACCAACCTGCACTGCCGCGCCGAGAACTTCCTCTCAGAAAATCCGCACTTCGCCAAATCGGCGCTCGCCCGTTACACGCCGCGCGACTTTCTCTCACTCGTAGAAAAGCACGGCATCGCGTACCACGAGAAAAAGCTCGGCCAGCTCTTCTGCGACCACTCCGCGCAACAGATCGTCGATCTGCTGCTCCACGAGTGCGCTGAGGCCAACGTCACGCTCCACCTGCGCACACAAGTGAATCAGGTGCGGCACAGCGGCGGCTTCGAACTCGACACCATCACCCCGCAAGGCCCGGTCACCTTCCACGCGCCCGCGCTGGTCATCGCCACCGGCGGGCTCTCGATTCCCAGGATGGGCGCGACCGGCTTCGGCTATGACGTGGCACGGCAGTTTGGCCTGCGTGTCATTGAGCCGCGCCCCGCGCTCGTGCCCCTGGTGCTCGGCGAGGCCGGGCAGCGCGACTGGTGCCAACTCTCCGGCCTCTCCGCCGAAGTGATCGCCTCGACCAGCACGCC
The DNA window shown above is from Acidobacterium capsulatum ATCC 51196 and carries:
- a CDS encoding acyl-CoA desaturase → MSKSFVEESPTVSTQQMQADAQHFVQSKSKALNFSFAAVLTLMHVGAIAALFYFKWSAVGAFLVMWVIAQNIGIAMSYHRLLTHRGYVVPKWLEYTMAICSTMAMQGGPIYWVAVHRLHHQLTDKPGDPHSPRDGVWWSHVGWILYGTLHNGDPALARYAPDLIRDRFYVWLSRFHLVPLALAGGVLYYFGGWSWLLWGIPLRVVLGWHTTWLVNSATHLWGYRNFDTRDDSRNNVLVAIISGGEGWHNNHHAHPVSATHGMAWYEIDVNYWGIRLLGFLGLAKKIKVQGLKGGPAKVLHG
- a CDS encoding carboxymuconolactone decarboxylase family protein, encoding MEQRIDYAKAFPEGYQAMIHLEGAVRRSGLEPALLELVKIRASQLNGCAFCIDMHTKDARHKGETEQRIYALSAWRETAFFTGRECAALAWTEAITNIQQGHASDAVYAEVREHFSEAETVKLTWAIGAINVWNRVAVAMRPAVGGYEPQG
- a CDS encoding NAD(P)/FAD-dependent oxidoreductase, coding for MTASVSSYDVLVIGAGAAGLMCAIEAGKRGRRVAVLDHAERAGKKILISGGGRCNFTNLHCRAENFLSENPHFAKSALARYTPRDFLSLVEKHGIAYHEKKLGQLFCDHSAQQIVDLLLHECAEANVTLHLRTQVNQVRHSGGFELDTITPQGPVTFHAPALVIATGGLSIPRMGATGFGYDVARQFGLRVIEPRPALVPLVLGEAGQRDWCQLSGLSAEVIASTSTPGAQRARFQEKMLLTHRGLSGPAVLQISSYWRPGASLTLDLAPRANITAPLLAQPQRDISKARAALREHLPQRLADRLITLAPPSSFSNRALEAWEEHLHHYRFTPTGTEGYEKAEVTAGGVDTAELSAKTMESRIPGLYFIGEVVDVTGHLGGFNFQWAWASGAAAGRAV